Genomic DNA from Pistricoccus aurantiacus:
CATGAGACGCTCCCCGGTAAGAAGGGAACATCAATGAGTAACGATGAGGTCAACAGGGCAATCGTCATGGCGGCTCTTTCAGGGAAAGGCAAAAATGAATGGGGCCATTATGCTGATGCGAGGAAAAGATAAAGTTGGAAAAAGCCCGGGTTTTCAGCGTCATTTACGCGCATCGTTCGGGGAAGTCGCTTGTTAGGCTTGCCACCATAGCCCTCTATGTCGATTCCGACTTTCTTGCGCCTGAGGTTTAAACCATGACGTTACCCATCGGCAATGCCGCCTTGCTGTCCTCTCTGCAGCCTTCTTCCTTGCAGCAGCCCGCCCTGCAGCAGATGCGCCAGTTGGCGCATCAGGCCGCCGGCGCGGTCCAGGCCTCCGGCGAGACCGGAAGCAGCGGCTTCGCTGGGGAGCTGCGCGCCTCCCTAGATCGGGTCAACCAGCTTCAGCAGGTGTCAAGCCAGCAGCAGACCGCCTTCCAGAGCGGCGACCCGAGGGTGGCGCTCAACGATGTCATGGTGGACAAGCAGAAGGCCAGCGTGGCTTTCGAGATGACCGTACAGCTCAGAAATCGACTCGTCACCGCCTATAAAGACGTGATGAACATGCCGGTATAGGCGGAACCATCCATGAATCCTTCGACGTTTATCGGTATCGTCGCGAGCCTGATGCTGCTGGTCAGCGTGGTGCTGACCAGCGCGGACGCCCCGGCCACCTTCCTCAACCTGCCGGGTCTCGGCATCGTGCTGACCGGCACCTTGGCCGCCACCTTCATCAGCTATCCGCTGAAGGAAGTGCTGCGGGTGGTGCGGCTGGTCGGGCTGGTGTTTCGCCGGGAGAAATCCCGGGACGAACGAGATATCGCTACCCTGGTGAGCCTGGCGCGGACCTGGTTTGCCGGGGATGTTCGCGGCGTGGAACAGGCGCTGCCGAACTGTCGCAACCCCTTCCTGCGCACCGGCATCCAGCTGGTGATCGACCACGCCAAGGAGGAGGAAATCATCGATCTGCTGCGCTGGCGTATCGCTCGACTCAAGGCCCGGGAACGGGCGGAGGCGCAGATATTTCGCACCATGGCGCTTTACGCGCCGGCTTTCGGCATGATCGGTACCCTGGTGGGGCTGGTGAACATGCTCGACGTCATGGATAGCGCGGATATCGCGGTGATCGGCGAGCGTATGGCGGTGGCGCTGCTGACTACCTTCTATGGCATCGTGCTAGCCAACCTGATCTTCAAGCCCATCGCGGTGAAGCTCGAGCGGCGCACGGAGGAACGCCTTATTACCATGAACATGGTGCTGGAAGGGGTCTGTCTGATGTCACGCCGGCGCCTGCCTTCGGTGATCGAGGAAACCCTCAAGTCCTTCATGGCCCAGCATCGGGACGAACTGTTCGACGGAACGCGAAACGCCAAGGCGGAAGCCGCGGAATTCGACCTGGCCCATGCCCGAGGCGTCAAGAAAGCCCCGATGCGTTCTGGGCTGGCGCGCTCGCCTGCCAAATCGAGAATCTGACATGATCGAGAATCCCCGCGTCACCAGCCATCGCGACGTGCTGCTCGACGAAACGGCCCCGGACGATACCGGCGGCATCTGGATGCTCAGCTATCTTGACGTGATGACCCTGCTGGTGGCCCTCTTCGCCCTGTTGCTTTCCCTGACGGGCATGGCGCGCCAGACTTCCGAGACGCGCCCGCGGGTCGCCTGGCAGCCGGCGGTGGCGCTGGTTCAGGCGGTGGAACAGGCCAGGGTCGAAAAGTGGCAGGCGGTGGTCAGCCTGCAGGATTTTCTCGAGCGCCAGGCCCTGGACAACATGCAGGCCCTGGCGGAAGCGCAGCGCCGGATCGCGACGGTGGGTGAAATCACACCCGGGGCGATAGTGGCCGCGCTAGGCGTGGCGAAGCCTCGTGCCACGCCTTGGGTCAATACTGCCGGCGCCATTGAGTTGGTGCGTCGACATCGTTACGCGACCCAGCGTATGGATCAGGGAGCGATCGACAGCGCCCTGGTACTCAGCCGGGTGCGCGCGCTCCCCAGTGATCTCAGTCTCGAGGGCGTGGAGATCACCCCAGTAGACCAGGGCATCCGACTGCGCATTCAGGATCAGCTGCTGTTCTCCACCGGTCGCGACACACTGCGCAGCAGCGGCTATGAAACCGTCAAACAGCTGCTGGATATCGTCGAGCGCTATCACGGCGAGATCTCCGTCGAGGGGCATACGGACAATATTGATATCAAGACTTCCCATTATCCTTCGAACTGGGAACTGTCTACCGCCCGGGCCACCGCCATCGTGCGTTATTTTCTTGAAGCGGGAATCGACCCGTCCCGGGTGCGAGCAATCGGCTACGCGGATACTCGACCCCTTGCCAGCAACGACACCGCCGCAGGCCGGGCGGCCAATCGGCGGGTTGAGGTGATTCTAACGCTATAGAAGACGAGGAATGCTCGAAGGCGAGGTGTTAGGCCATCGTAGTAGGGTGTGTGCCGGCGCTCAGATCCCGCCATTCTTGCCGGGAGGGCCATTCCGCCAGCCAGGCCTCCAGGTTTGCTGCCGGCATGGGGCGGGCGATGCCGTAGCCTTGGGCCAGCTGGCAGCCTCTTTTTATCAGGGCCTTGGCCTGGGCCAAGGTTTCCACGCCCTCCGCCAGCATCGAGTGGCCGAAACGGTTCGCCAGGTAGATGATACTTTCCACCATCGCCATGTCCTCCTGACCCCGCAGCATGTCTCGCACGAAGCTGCGGTCGATCTTGATGGCATTGATCGGCAGTTTTCGCAGATGAATCAAGGAGGAAAAACCGGTGCCGAAATCGTCGATGGACACATGGATATTCAGGGCCTGGCAGCGACGAACCACGCGATCCGCCCGCAGGGTATCGTCGATGGCGGCGGTTTCGAGAATTTCCAGCTGTAGCCGCTCTGCGGGTACGTCCGGGTAGCGTGCCAGCAGCATTTCCAGGCGGTCGATAAAATGTTCCGATAGCAGATGCAAAGGACTGATATTGATGCTGATAGGGAGCTCAAGGCCGCTTTTTTCCCACTGCTGCAGTTGCATCAGCGCCTGTTCGGTCACCCATTCCCCCAGCAGGATTTCGAGGTCGCTGCCTTCGATGGCGGGCAGAAACTGGCCCGGCACCAACAAACCCTGTTCAGGATGGCGCCAGCGTAGCAGGGCCTCCATGCCGATGACTCGGCGGCTGAGCATGTCCACCTGGGGCTGATAGTAAAGGCAAAGCTCATCATTGTTCAGGGCGTCGACGAAGCGGCGCCGCTCTGCTCTACGCGAGCGCTGCTGACGGCCTTGGTGATAATCAAAAAAATGGAAGGCGTTGCCGCCGAGCTGCTTGGCCTGGTACATGGCCTGAGTGGCGTGGCGCAGCAGCACTTCTTCAGACGCCTCGTCACGAGGAAAATGAGTGACGCCGATGCTCACCGAGAGTCGCAGGGTTTCATTGCCCAGGCTGATCGGCCGATGAAGGAGCAGATCGCCAGCGGTGAGCCGTCACGACGTGCTCGGCGCATGGCTTGGCACATCAACTCGATCAGACGGCGGCGATGCGACGCTCCGGCCAAGCCGTGGAAATGTGATGTGTCTTGACAGGGGTTCGCTATCGTGTTCCAGCCTAGCATGCGATGTGCCGCCGTGTCAGAGAGGTGTTGGTATGGTCTCCGCGCCTGGTTTCCCGGAGCGCTTGCTCGGCCTTGGCGATCATGACACCGGCGGCATGTTCGAAGTGATACTCGACGACACTCAGTTCGAGCCGGGTGGGTAATCCCAGCAGGCGTGTTTGAGCGACGCGCTTTCGCAGCCGCTCGCCTTGATGCAGGGCATCGTCGAAACGCGCGTCCGGCAGCAGGGCGGCGAAGCGGTGATCGTTCCAGCGGGCCAAGATATCCTGACCCCGTAGGCAGTGCTGTGCCAGGGTAGCCAGCTGCTTCAAGAGTTCACACTCAACGTCACGGCCACAGGTCATGGCGATAGCGTCGCAATCAACGATTTCGAACAGGATCAAGGAAAAGGGAGCCGTGTCTTTCGGCGCGTTTGCCAGCCGACGAACCAGCGCCTCGGTAAACGCCTGAGGAGTGAGCAGACCAGTCAGATCGTCATGCGGCGTCAGGTGAGTCGCGCGGCGCTGCCGCATTACCGAAGAGACAATATGGTTCCTGCCCGGGACAGACGGGGCGCCGCTAAGTCCTGCGCCAATAGGCGCGCGGCGATCCGGCGGGGCGAAGCACTGTGATTCCCTGATGGCGGAATATCGCGATTGGGGCATGAACCGCTCCCTATTAGTTATCAAGCTACCTTCAAGTGGCGCATCAAAGAACGAGTTTCTTGCGTCTGTGCTAGTGATGTTTTTAACAATATAGTAACAAAAAATTGCTTTTGGAAATACTGTGTCGTACGAATCGCTTCACGATTTTCAAACATTTTGCAATATGAAAGCGTTATCAGGGTAAAACAGTAATTTCTCAATTAGACGGTAGCCGGTCAATCCGCGGTTTACTCACCAATATCCTCACGGGTTCCTGAGCCTGACGGGTTCAGGAGGTAATCGGAAAGAGCGATGAGGATTAGAACGTATAGGAAATACCCAG
This window encodes:
- the fliE gene encoding flagellar hook-basal body complex protein FliE, whose protein sequence is MTLPIGNAALLSSLQPSSLQQPALQQMRQLAHQAAGAVQASGETGSSGFAGELRASLDRVNQLQQVSSQQQTAFQSGDPRVALNDVMVDKQKASVAFEMTVQLRNRLVTAYKDVMNMPV
- a CDS encoding motility protein A, which produces MNPSTFIGIVASLMLLVSVVLTSADAPATFLNLPGLGIVLTGTLAATFISYPLKEVLRVVRLVGLVFRREKSRDERDIATLVSLARTWFAGDVRGVEQALPNCRNPFLRTGIQLVIDHAKEEEIIDLLRWRIARLKARERAEAQIFRTMALYAPAFGMIGTLVGLVNMLDVMDSADIAVIGERMAVALLTTFYGIVLANLIFKPIAVKLERRTEERLITMNMVLEGVCLMSRRRLPSVIEETLKSFMAQHRDELFDGTRNAKAEAAEFDLAHARGVKKAPMRSGLARSPAKSRI
- a CDS encoding OmpA/MotB family protein; its protein translation is MIENPRVTSHRDVLLDETAPDDTGGIWMLSYLDVMTLLVALFALLLSLTGMARQTSETRPRVAWQPAVALVQAVEQARVEKWQAVVSLQDFLERQALDNMQALAEAQRRIATVGEITPGAIVAALGVAKPRATPWVNTAGAIELVRRHRYATQRMDQGAIDSALVLSRVRALPSDLSLEGVEITPVDQGIRLRIQDQLLFSTGRDTLRSSGYETVKQLLDIVERYHGEISVEGHTDNIDIKTSHYPSNWELSTARATAIVRYFLEAGIDPSRVRAIGYADTRPLASNDTAAGRAANRRVEVILTL
- a CDS encoding putative bifunctional diguanylate cyclase/phosphodiesterase; this translates as MSIGVTHFPRDEASEEVLLRHATQAMYQAKQLGGNAFHFFDYHQGRQQRSRRAERRRFVDALNNDELCLYYQPQVDMLSRRVIGMEALLRWRHPEQGLLVPGQFLPAIEGSDLEILLGEWVTEQALMQLQQWEKSGLELPISINISPLHLLSEHFIDRLEMLLARYPDVPAERLQLEILETAAIDDTLRADRVVRRCQALNIHVSIDDFGTGFSSLIHLRKLPINAIKIDRSFVRDMLRGQEDMAMVESIIYLANRFGHSMLAEGVETLAQAKALIKRGCQLAQGYGIARPMPAANLEAWLAEWPSRQEWRDLSAGTHPTTMA
- a CDS encoding GGDEF domain-containing protein, with translation MPQSRYSAIRESQCFAPPDRRAPIGAGLSGAPSVPGRNHIVSSVMRQRRATHLTPHDDLTGLLTPQAFTEALVRRLANAPKDTAPFSLILFEIVDCDAIAMTCGRDVECELLKQLATLAQHCLRGQDILARWNDHRFAALLPDARFDDALHQGERLRKRVAQTRLLGLPTRLELSVVEYHFEHAAGVMIAKAEQALRETRRGDHTNTSLTRRHIAC